One Triticum dicoccoides isolate Atlit2015 ecotype Zavitan chromosome 4B, WEW_v2.0, whole genome shotgun sequence genomic window carries:
- the LOC119296368 gene encoding programmed cell death protein 2-like, which produces MDPNADVLRGLRITSLDDEDDDETELPNQPLPTTTATLAAAASGYDDEDEDEDEEAEVMLGFLEKPKHPGLLLRHLFPSKAGGIPAWLDPVNLPSGNSSCCGFCGEPLHFVLQIYAPIENNAAAFHRTLFMFMCPSMACLHRDQHEQWTRNQGNPRRSVRVFRCQLPRANAYYSSEPPSHNNSDKPLCAGAALCHWCGTWKGDKICGSCKKSRYCSEKHQALHWRSGHKNDCLQIINSSEASSSVLPAVGKVPARTSWLEYQIAIDDEVDLDSDGCDENSSKSLVMQKHGKPDDTMQSWMDQFEADADNRCWAYFQERISRAPEQVLRYCRDPNVKPLWALSAGRPSNADIPSCSYCKGPLCYEFQIMPQLLYYFGVRNEPDSLDWATIVVYTCQGSCDQNISYKEEFAWAQLYPTSISRP; this is translated from the exons ATGGATCCCAACGCCGACGTGCTACGTGGTCTTCGCATCACCTCCCTTGACGACGAAGACGATGATGAAACAGAACTGCCCAACCAACCTCTGCCCACTACCACCGCGACCCTGGCTGCGGCCGCCTCGGGCTAtgacgacgaggacgaggacgaagatGAAGAAGCGGAAGTCATGCTTGGTTTCCTGGAGAAGCCGAAGCATCCAggcctcctcctccgccacctCTTTCCTAGCAAGGCCGGAGGCATCCCG GCGTGGTTGGATCCCGTGAACTTGCCCTCGGGGAACTCCAGCTGTTGTGGCTTCTGCGGCGAGCCCCTGCACTTTGTCCTCCAG ATTTATGCTCCGATTGAGAACAATGCAGCAGCATTCCACCGCACTCTGTTCATGTTCATGTGCCCATCGATGGCATGCTTGCACCGAGACCAGCACGAACAGTGGACACGCAACCAAGGCAATCCTCGTAGAAG CGTGAGGGTTTTCCGGTGCCAACTGCCTCGTGCCAACGCGTACTACTCAAGTGAACCTCCAAGTCACAATAACTCTGACAAGCCACTATGTGCCGGAG CTGCTCTCTGTCATTGGTGTGGTACATGGAAAGGGGATAAAATATGTGGTAGCTGCAAGAAATCACGTTACTGTTCTGAGAAACATCAG GCACTGCACTGGCGGTCTGGTCATAAAAATGATTGCCTACAGATAATCAATTCTTCTGAAGCTTCAAGTTCTGTGCTGCCAGCTGTAGGGAAAG TTCCAGCTAGGACTTCTTGGCTGGAATATCAGATAGCCATTGACGATGAAGTTGATTTGGATTCTGATGGTTGTGATGAAAACAGCTCAAAGTCCTTGGTGATGCAAAAGCATGGTAAACCAGATGATACAATGCAGTCATGGATGGATCAATTTGAG GCTGATGCTGACAACCGATGCTGGGCATATTTTCAAGAGCGTATCTCAAGAGCACCAGAGCAAGTATTGAG ATACTGTCGAGATCCAAATGTAAAACCTCTGTGGGCTTTATCAGCTGGGCGTCCATCAAATGCTGACATCCCTTCATGTAGCTACTGTAAAGGTCCACTATGCTATGAATTTCAG ATAATGCCACAATTGCTTTATTACTTTGGTGTGAGAAATGAACCAGACTCTCTTGATTGGGCAACAATTGTTGTGTACACATGTCAAGGATCATGTGATCAAAATATTAGCTACAAGGAAGAGTTTGCATGGGCTCAGTTATATCCTACGTCAATCTCAAGGCCGTAG